A genomic stretch from Erigeron canadensis isolate Cc75 chromosome 9, C_canadensis_v1, whole genome shotgun sequence includes:
- the LOC122582611 gene encoding myosin-binding protein 7, producing the protein MESESMHPSTSVVKCCECGCSYCDPRNGSYSGTWLRSVKRKVDEFEEDGDKFFIPGLVIPSVARVEIENECDVLREMVSNQQQTIQDLIADLEEERYASSSAANEAMSMILKLQREKAEVQMEARQFKSFTEEKMAHDQQELMALEELLYRREQSIQSLTCEVQAYKHRMISFGLTESEADGEKTFLTRENSVAINLESQFDFPSYDYPPLKCNNLNENQVYPDNDNETVDIEKYAFGETPYSLKDIEERINQLERSPGHSTPVLEKVIVGHSPMKKHSRRFSGDSAGSFFATIKEDLAPDYSRTGNEFPSLKKVETVSEYGDEMSDRIYTIDIIHNPINDPKANIGTYDDFMSSPRESSSQNDIEDPEVKKLYARLHALEADRESMRQALISMRTDNAQLVLLKEIAQHLCKEISPPSRMPVKKPSSGVASSFFSVFKWIASFSFWGRRRQRNKHIFAALANNAGLLILLDKGPQMGQWRCLSSTQV; encoded by the exons TCCTTCAACGAGTGTGGTCAAATGTTGTGAATGTGGCTGTAGTTATTGTGATCCGAGAAACGGGTCTTATTCTGGGACATGGTTACGGTCTGTGAAACGAAAGGTAGACGAGTTTGAAGAAGATGGTGATAAATTCTTCATACCAGGTCTTGTAATTCCTTCTGTGGCAcgtgttgagattgaaaatgaATGTGATGTGTTACGTGAAATGGTtagcaatcaacaacaaacaATTCAAGATCTCATTGCTGATTTGGAAGAGGAAAGATATGCTTCTTCATCAGCTGCTAACGAGGCCATGTCGATGATCTTGAAGTTGCAGCGTGAAAAAGCTGAAGTTCAAATGGAAGCTCGACAATTTAAGAGTTTTACAGAAGAGAAAATGGCTCATGATCAGCAAGAACTTATGGCATTAGAGGAATTGCTGTACAGAAGGGAGCAATCTATTCAATCGTTGACTTGTGAAGTGCAGGCGTATAAACATAGAATGATAAGTTTTGGGCTTACAGAATCAGAAGCAGATGGTGAGAAAACTTTCTTGACTCGTGAGAATAGCGTCGCTATAAATTTAGAAAGCCAGTTTGATTTTCCATCATATGATTACCCTCCTTTAAAGTGCAACAATCTGAATGAAAATCAAGTCTACCCGGATAACGATAATGAAACAGTTGATATAGAGAAGTATGCATTTGGTGAAACCCCATATTCTTTAAAGGATATAGAAGAAAGAATTAATCAGTTGGAAAGAAGTCCCGGTCATAGTACACCGGTCCTCGAGAAAGTTATAGTTGGTCATTCTCCAATGAAGAAACATTCGAGGAGATTTTCAGGTGATAGTGCTGGGTCGTTTTTTGCAACTATCAAGGAAGATTTGGCACCAGATTATTCTAGGACTGGAAACGAATTTCCTAGTCTCAAAAAGGTGGAAACTGTATCAGAATATGGAGATGAGATGAGTGATAGAATTTATACTATTGATATTATACATAACCCAATTAATGATCCTAAGGCTAATATTGGCACTTATGATGATTTCATGAGTAGTCCTAGGGAGTCATCGTCTCAAAATGATATTGAAGATCCAGAAGTCAAGAAGCTATATGCTAGACTTCATGCACTTGAGGCAGATAGGGAATCCATGAGGCAGGCACTTATTTCTATGAGAACTGATAATGCCCAACTGGTATTGCTGAAAGAAATCGCTCAACATTTATGCAAAGAGATATCCCCACCAAGCAGGATGCCTGTCAAGAAACCCTCTTCTGGTGTGGCTTCGTCTTTCTTCTCGGTTTTCAAG TGGATTGCATCATTTAGTTTCTGGGGAAGGAGAAGACAAAGGAACAA GCACATATTTGCTGCGTTGGCGAACAATGCAGGCTTGCTAATACTTCTCGACAAGGGACCTCAAATGGGACAATGGCGGTGCCTTTCAAGCACACAAGTTTGA